In one Bordetella pertussis 18323 genomic region, the following are encoded:
- a CDS encoding TatD family hydrolase, protein MLIDTHCHLDAAEFDADRMAVARAAREAGVQAIVIPAVERANFATVRQLAHAVDSGAYALGIHPLYVARARDEDLDSLRRAIESALPDPRFVAIGEIGLDFFVAEIASGAPRERQERFYAAQLDLAAEYGLPVLLHVRRSQDILLKHLRRRPGVPGGIAHAFNGSAQQAGAFVEQGFALGLGGAMTYPRALQIRRHAADIGLDHLVLETDAPDIPPAWLYEPERRNTPGQLPRIAAELAALRGQAVADVARATTTTALRVLPRLGALLQDRAATP, encoded by the coding sequence ATGCTGATCGATACGCACTGCCATCTCGATGCCGCCGAATTCGACGCCGACCGCATGGCGGTGGCCCGCGCGGCGCGCGAGGCCGGCGTGCAGGCCATCGTGATTCCGGCCGTCGAGCGCGCCAACTTCGCAACCGTACGCCAGCTTGCCCATGCCGTGGATAGCGGCGCCTATGCGCTGGGTATCCATCCCTTGTACGTGGCGCGCGCCCGCGACGAAGATCTCGACAGCCTGCGCCGGGCCATCGAATCCGCCTTGCCGGACCCGCGTTTCGTGGCCATCGGCGAGATCGGCCTGGACTTCTTCGTGGCGGAAATCGCCAGCGGCGCCCCGCGCGAGCGCCAGGAGCGCTTTTACGCCGCCCAGCTCGACCTGGCGGCCGAATACGGCCTGCCGGTGCTGCTGCATGTGCGGCGCTCGCAAGACATCCTACTCAAGCATCTGCGGCGCAGGCCGGGCGTGCCCGGCGGCATCGCGCACGCTTTCAACGGCAGCGCGCAACAGGCCGGCGCCTTCGTCGAGCAAGGCTTCGCGCTGGGCCTGGGCGGGGCCATGACCTATCCCCGCGCGCTGCAGATCCGGCGCCATGCGGCCGATATCGGGCTGGACCACCTGGTGCTGGAAACCGATGCCCCGGATATTCCGCCGGCCTGGCTGTACGAACCCGAGCGGCGCAACACGCCGGGCCAGTTGCCGCGCATCGCCGCCGAACTGGCCGCGCTGCGCGGCCAGGCTGTCGCCGATGTGGCGAGGGCCACGACCACCACCGCGCTACGGGTGTTGCCGCGCCTGGGCGCCTTGTTGCAGGACAGGGCGGCGACGCCCTGA